A region of Salmo salar chromosome ssa17, Ssal_v3.1, whole genome shotgun sequence DNA encodes the following proteins:
- the LOC106596632 gene encoding 4-galactosyl-N-acetylglucosaminide 3-alpha-L-fucosyltransferase 9 isoform X2: MSTPASQGVLRPVLIGCFFMACFMGIFLIYYKPQIKFLSCPTDQASHEWKAGCSPCPQVSMAGNHTGQKTHHAQTVIQADDDGDTDTIILIWMWPFGQAFDIDSCAYFNIKGCHLTVDKNLYSKAHGVIFHHRDIHGDLKNMPQEQRPWFQKWVWWNAESPANTNRIPGVDHLFNLTASYRLDSDIKIPYGSLVEVTSEDKIFELPKKDKLVCWVVSNWNPNYKRVQVFNELNRHVKVEAYGRHFSRYLENEDYSKTLSSCKFYLAFENSIYKDYATEKLFNAMKLGAVPVVLGPSRDNYEQFIPRDSFIHVDDFSSTEELAKKLLFLDQNNEEYMRYFNWRENFKVQGWWFGLEHACRSCDYIQRNKGYKTFHNLNQWFWG, encoded by the coding sequence ATGTCCACTCCGGCTTCCCAGGGGGTTCTACGGCCTGTTCTGATTGGCTGTTTTTTTATGGCGTGCTTCATGGGAATATTCTTAATTTACTACAAACCCCAGATCAAGTTCCTTTCATGCCCTACTGACCAGGCATCCCACGAGTGGAAGGCTGGTTGTTCTCCTTGCCCTCAAGTAAGTATGGCAGGGAACCACACAGGGCAAAAAACACACCATGCCCAGACAGTCATTCAGGCTGATGATGACGGAGACACAGACACTATCATTTTGATCTGGATGTGGCCATTTGGTCAGGCCTTTGACATAGACTCTTGTGCCTACTTCAACATCAAAGGCTGTCACCTAACCGTGGATAAAAACCTTTACAGCAAGGCGCACGGTGTCATCTTCCACCATAGAGACATCCATGGAGACCTGAAGAACATGCCTCAAGAACAACGTCCATGGTTCCAGAAATGGGTGTGGTGGAATGCAGAATCACCGGCTAACACAAACAGGATCCCTGGTGTTGACCACTTGTTCAATTTGACTGCGAGTTATCGACTGGATTCTGATATCAAGATTCCATATGGGTCGCTTGTCGAGGTAACGAGTGAAGATAAAATCTTTGAGCTGCCCAAGAAGGACAAATTAGTATGCTGGGTAGTGAGCAACTGGAACCCAAACTACAAGAGGGTACAGGTGTTCAACGAGCTCAATAGACATGTCAAAGTAGAGGCCTATGGGAGACATTTTAGTAGATACCTAGAAAATGAAGACTACTCAAAGACGCTGTCGAGCTGTAAATTCTACCTGGCGTTTGAAAACTCCATCTACAAAGACTATGCTACAGAGAAGCTGTTCAACGCTATGAAGTTGGGAGCAGTGCCCGTTGTTCTAGGTCCATCCAGGGACAACTACGAGCAATTTATCCCAAGGGACTCTTTCATCCATGTGGATGACTTCTCCTCTACAGAGGAGCTGGCAAAGAAGCTTCTCTTTCTCGACCAGAATAATGAAGAATACATGAGGTACTTCAACTGGCGGGAGAACTTTAAAGTCCAGGGATGGTGGTTTGGACTTGAGCACGCCTGTCGCTCATGTGATTACATTCAAAGAAATAAAGGATACAAAACTTTTCATAATCTAAATCAATGGTTTTGGGGCTAA
- the LOC106596632 gene encoding 4-galactosyl-N-acetylglucosaminide 3-alpha-L-fucosyltransferase 9 isoform X1 — MDESDKLKQGQGMSTPASQGVLRPVLIGCFFMACFMGIFLIYYKPQIKFLSCPTDQASHEWKAGCSPCPQVSMAGNHTGQKTHHAQTVIQADDDGDTDTIILIWMWPFGQAFDIDSCAYFNIKGCHLTVDKNLYSKAHGVIFHHRDIHGDLKNMPQEQRPWFQKWVWWNAESPANTNRIPGVDHLFNLTASYRLDSDIKIPYGSLVEVTSEDKIFELPKKDKLVCWVVSNWNPNYKRVQVFNELNRHVKVEAYGRHFSRYLENEDYSKTLSSCKFYLAFENSIYKDYATEKLFNAMKLGAVPVVLGPSRDNYEQFIPRDSFIHVDDFSSTEELAKKLLFLDQNNEEYMRYFNWRENFKVQGWWFGLEHACRSCDYIQRNKGYKTFHNLNQWFWG; from the exons ATGGATGAGTCAGACAAATTGAAACAG GGTCAAGGTATGTCCACTCCGGCTTCCCAGGGGGTTCTACGGCCTGTTCTGATTGGCTGTTTTTTTATGGCGTGCTTCATGGGAATATTCTTAATTTACTACAAACCCCAGATCAAGTTCCTTTCATGCCCTACTGACCAGGCATCCCACGAGTGGAAGGCTGGTTGTTCTCCTTGCCCTCAAGTAAGTATGGCAGGGAACCACACAGGGCAAAAAACACACCATGCCCAGACAGTCATTCAGGCTGATGATGACGGAGACACAGACACTATCATTTTGATCTGGATGTGGCCATTTGGTCAGGCCTTTGACATAGACTCTTGTGCCTACTTCAACATCAAAGGCTGTCACCTAACCGTGGATAAAAACCTTTACAGCAAGGCGCACGGTGTCATCTTCCACCATAGAGACATCCATGGAGACCTGAAGAACATGCCTCAAGAACAACGTCCATGGTTCCAGAAATGGGTGTGGTGGAATGCAGAATCACCGGCTAACACAAACAGGATCCCTGGTGTTGACCACTTGTTCAATTTGACTGCGAGTTATCGACTGGATTCTGATATCAAGATTCCATATGGGTCGCTTGTCGAGGTAACGAGTGAAGATAAAATCTTTGAGCTGCCCAAGAAGGACAAATTAGTATGCTGGGTAGTGAGCAACTGGAACCCAAACTACAAGAGGGTACAGGTGTTCAACGAGCTCAATAGACATGTCAAAGTAGAGGCCTATGGGAGACATTTTAGTAGATACCTAGAAAATGAAGACTACTCAAAGACGCTGTCGAGCTGTAAATTCTACCTGGCGTTTGAAAACTCCATCTACAAAGACTATGCTACAGAGAAGCTGTTCAACGCTATGAAGTTGGGAGCAGTGCCCGTTGTTCTAGGTCCATCCAGGGACAACTACGAGCAATTTATCCCAAGGGACTCTTTCATCCATGTGGATGACTTCTCCTCTACAGAGGAGCTGGCAAAGAAGCTTCTCTTTCTCGACCAGAATAATGAAGAATACATGAGGTACTTCAACTGGCGGGAGAACTTTAAAGTCCAGGGATGGTGGTTTGGACTTGAGCACGCCTGTCGCTCATGTGATTACATTCAAAGAAATAAAGGATACAAAACTTTTCATAATCTAAATCAATGGTTTTGGGGCTAA